In one window of Chitinophagales bacterium DNA:
- a CDS encoding N-acetylornithine carbamoyltransferase, which yields MRNFLSTKDVANINALVQQALQYKANPLKDQQLGENKRIGLLFLNPSLRTRLSTQVAARNLGMEAVVFNVDKEGWALEFEEGAIMSGNTVEHVKDAAPVLGQYFDILAIRTFPSLKNREDDYSEMFINQFVKYAGVPVVSLESATLHPLQSLTDIISIQESLIAKPITKAKPKVVLTWAPHVKPLPQCVANSFAQWINAWGEADFVVTHPADYELSEEFTKGAAITHDQDAALKDADFVYVKNWSTFHDYGKVYENDPAWMMTNEKLALTNQAKVMHCLPVRRNVELSDEILDGPNSLVTTQAGNRVWAAQAVLASILRNNG from the coding sequence ATGAGAAATTTTTTGTCAACAAAAGATGTGGCCAATATCAATGCACTTGTACAACAAGCGCTGCAGTATAAAGCCAATCCATTAAAGGATCAGCAGCTGGGAGAAAATAAGCGTATTGGCTTATTGTTCTTGAATCCAAGCTTGCGAACCCGCTTGAGTACACAGGTGGCTGCGCGTAATTTGGGTATGGAAGCTGTTGTATTTAATGTTGACAAAGAAGGTTGGGCTTTAGAGTTTGAAGAAGGTGCTATCATGAGTGGGAATACCGTAGAACATGTGAAAGATGCTGCACCTGTATTGGGACAATACTTTGATATTCTTGCCATCAGAACATTTCCATCTCTAAAAAATAGAGAAGATGATTACAGCGAAATGTTCATTAATCAGTTTGTAAAATATGCGGGTGTGCCTGTAGTGAGTTTGGAAAGTGCAACACTGCATCCATTACAATCATTGACGGACATTATTTCAATTCAAGAATCATTAATAGCTAAGCCCATAACTAAAGCCAAACCTAAAGTTGTGCTCACATGGGCGCCGCATGTAAAACCTTTACCACAGTGTGTGGCCAATAGTTTTGCACAATGGATCAATGCTTGGGGTGAAGCAGATTTTGTGGTTACGCATCCGGCAGATTATGAATTGTCTGAGGAATTTACCAAAGGTGCTGCCATCACGCATGACCAAGATGCAGCATTAAAGGATGCGGATTTTGTGTACGTAAAAAACTGGAGTACTTTCCATGATTATGGTAAAGTGTACGAGAACGATCCTGCTTGGATGATGACCAATGAGAAACTGGCGCTGACAAATCAAGCGAAAGTGATGCATTGTTTGCCGGTACGGAGAAATGTAGAATTGAGTGATGAAATTCTTGATGGTCCGAACAGTTTGGTGACAACGCAAGCGGGTAATCGCGTATGGGCAGCGCAAGCAGTATTGGCTTCAATTTTACGCAATAATGGATAA
- the argB gene encoding acetylglutamate kinase has translation MDKLYIIKIGGNIVDDPAKLAAFLQSFALLQGNKILVHGGGKLATRVAEGMGIEQQMVDGRRITDAETLKVVTMVYAGHINKSIVASLQQHGCNAAGLTGADGNFIQAAKRPLKNGVDYGYVGDVQQVNAVLVKDLLQRNITPVVAPITHDGKGQLLNTNADTIAQEVAKALSAYYETALIYSFEKPGVLLNADDDSTVIPVINAAYYTELKEKQLVFAGMLPKLDNAFAAIDSGVRKVIIGKAEELPLLISGNAGTQIIHD, from the coding sequence ATGGATAAGCTTTATATCATCAAAATAGGCGGCAATATTGTAGATGATCCAGCCAAGCTGGCTGCATTTCTACAGTCCTTTGCATTGTTGCAAGGGAATAAAATATTGGTGCACGGTGGTGGTAAATTGGCAACACGTGTTGCAGAAGGCATGGGTATAGAACAGCAAATGGTGGATGGAAGAAGGATTACCGATGCGGAGACGCTGAAAGTGGTTACTATGGTCTATGCGGGCCATATCAATAAGTCTATTGTGGCCAGTTTGCAACAGCATGGTTGTAATGCAGCGGGATTGACAGGTGCAGATGGCAATTTTATTCAGGCAGCTAAACGTCCTTTAAAGAACGGTGTGGATTATGGTTATGTGGGCGATGTGCAGCAAGTAAATGCCGTGCTGGTGAAAGATCTTTTGCAGAGAAACATCACGCCGGTAGTGGCCCCTATTACACATGATGGGAAAGGCCAACTACTCAATACCAATGCGGATACCATTGCACAGGAAGTGGCTAAAGCTTTGTCCGCCTACTATGAAACAGCCCTGATCTATTCATTTGAAAAGCCAGGTGTTTTGCTCAATGCAGATGATGATAGTACAGTAATTCCTGTCATCAATGCTGCGTATTATACTGAGCTAAAAGAAAAACAACTGGTTTTCGCAGGTATGTTGCCTAAATTAGACAATGCATTTGCTGCCATTGATAGTGGTGTGCGCAAAGTGATTATTGGTAAGGCTGAAGAATTACCCTTGCTCATTAGCGGAAATGCAGGAACACAAATTATTCATGACTGA
- a CDS encoding M20 family metallo-hydrolase produces MTDQVHIDALYEKAVSLLKGLIAIPSFSREEDKTADLIESFFQQEGIPAYRFLNNVWALNKYFDPAKPIILLNSHHDTVKPNPQYTKHPFQPIVEDGKLYGLGSNDAGGCLVSLIATFVHFYAQENLPFNLVLAATAEEEITGHYGIEALLLHQEFLQSVGQQSAPMQALAAIVGEPTQMELAIAEKGLLVLDCTVHGKAGHAAREEGENAIYKALHDIQWFQQYRFDKVSEWLGPVKMSVTVVNTENKAHNVVPAVCQFVVDIRINDFYTHEEVLSIIRQHLKAEVKPRSARLRSSRIALDHPLVQAGVALGRKPYGSPTCSDKALMPFPALKMGPGNSARSHTADEYIFLDEIKQGIEGYIQLLQHTKTQA; encoded by the coding sequence ATGACTGATCAAGTACATATTGATGCATTATATGAAAAGGCAGTAAGCTTACTGAAAGGTTTGATTGCCATTCCCTCTTTTTCCAGAGAAGAAGACAAGACTGCTGATTTAATTGAAAGCTTTTTCCAGCAAGAAGGTATTCCTGCCTATCGCTTTCTTAATAATGTTTGGGCGCTGAACAAATATTTTGATCCGGCCAAGCCTATCATACTCCTGAATTCGCATCACGATACCGTAAAACCGAATCCACAATACACCAAACATCCCTTTCAGCCAATTGTGGAAGACGGCAAGCTCTATGGTTTGGGTAGTAATGATGCCGGTGGTTGTTTGGTGAGTTTGATTGCCACTTTTGTGCATTTCTACGCTCAAGAAAATCTTCCCTTCAATCTAGTATTGGCTGCGACAGCTGAAGAGGAAATTACCGGCCATTATGGTATTGAAGCTTTGTTGTTGCATCAGGAGTTTTTGCAATCAGTTGGACAGCAGTCCGCGCCTATGCAAGCACTTGCTGCTATTGTAGGAGAACCTACACAAATGGAATTGGCTATCGCCGAGAAAGGATTACTGGTCTTAGATTGTACGGTTCACGGCAAAGCTGGCCACGCAGCACGTGAAGAAGGAGAAAACGCTATCTATAAAGCATTGCATGACATTCAGTGGTTTCAGCAATATCGTTTTGATAAAGTATCAGAATGGTTGGGGCCGGTGAAAATGAGTGTGACTGTGGTGAACACGGAAAATAAAGCCCACAATGTGGTGCCGGCTGTTTGTCAGTTTGTGGTAGATATCCGCATCAATGATTTTTATACGCACGAAGAAGTGCTGAGTATTATTCGTCAGCATCTAAAGGCTGAAGTAAAGCCGCGCTCAGCGCGCTTACGTTCTTCACGTATTGCATTAGATCATCCTTTGGTGCAAGCTGGTGTAGCTTTGGGCAGAAAACCTTATGGTTCGCCTACCTGTTCTGATAAAGCCCTGATGCCTTTTCCCGCATTGAAAATGGGGCCGGGTAATAGTGCCCGTAGCCATACAGCTGATGAATATATTTTCTTAGATGAGATCAAGCAAGGAATAGAGGGCTATATACAATTGCTTCAGCATACAAAAACGCAGGCATGA
- the argH gene encoding argininosuccinate lyase translates to MKLWQKDTAVDKAVEQFTVGRDKEFDQLLAPFDVLGNIAHAKMLASVGLLTAEEADQLVKRLQKIYPTTLDTDFVIPEGMEDIHSYVEYLLTQELGDTGKKIHAARSRNDQVLVDIKLFLRYELQQLVRSIEPFFALLQEQSEAYKDHLLPGYTHLQLAMPSSFGLWFGAYAESLVDDLQTLQAAYKVVNKNPLGSAAGYGSSFPINRTLTTELLGFEHLNYNVVYAQMGRGKAERIVAQAMANLADTLSKLSMDMCIYLNQHFDFISFPAELTTGSSIMPHKKNPDVFELIRSHCNRIKALPNEITMMTTNLPSGYHRDLQLLKEHLFPAFQTLQQCIQMAALMLSNIHIKPDILKDEKFKYLFTVDAVNELVKQGTPFRDAYKIIGKQVEDGSFNMPDAPAPTTHEGSIGNLCNAEIAAMMQQVLNGFGFEQAEQAVSRLLNPA, encoded by the coding sequence ATGAAACTCTGGCAAAAAGATACCGCAGTCGACAAAGCAGTAGAGCAATTTACTGTAGGTAGGGATAAGGAATTTGATCAACTGCTAGCACCGTTTGATGTGTTGGGTAATATTGCCCATGCCAAAATGTTGGCGTCTGTTGGACTGCTGACAGCAGAGGAAGCGGATCAATTGGTCAAGCGTCTGCAGAAAATCTATCCTACAACACTGGACACAGATTTTGTAATTCCTGAAGGAATGGAAGACATCCATTCTTATGTAGAGTATCTGCTGACGCAGGAACTCGGCGATACAGGCAAAAAAATTCACGCGGCAAGAAGTAGAAACGATCAGGTTTTAGTGGATATCAAATTGTTTCTGCGTTACGAGTTACAGCAATTGGTTCGCTCCATAGAACCTTTTTTCGCATTACTGCAGGAGCAAAGTGAAGCCTATAAGGACCATTTACTACCGGGTTATACGCATTTGCAATTAGCCATGCCTTCTTCTTTTGGTTTGTGGTTTGGCGCTTATGCGGAGAGTTTGGTAGATGATCTACAGACTTTACAAGCTGCATACAAAGTAGTGAACAAAAATCCACTCGGTTCTGCAGCAGGCTATGGTTCTTCTTTTCCCATCAATAGAACCTTGACTACTGAGTTGCTCGGATTCGAGCACCTGAACTACAATGTAGTGTATGCGCAAATGGGCCGTGGTAAGGCCGAGCGCATCGTGGCGCAAGCCATGGCTAACTTAGCTGATACTTTGTCCAAGCTCAGTATGGATATGTGCATCTATCTCAATCAGCATTTTGATTTTATCTCTTTCCCTGCTGAGCTCACTACCGGCAGCAGCATTATGCCTCATAAAAAAAATCCGGACGTGTTTGAATTGATCCGTTCTCATTGCAATCGCATCAAGGCTTTACCGAATGAGATCACTATGATGACGACTAACTTGCCCAGCGGTTACCACAGAGATTTGCAATTATTGAAGGAACATTTATTCCCCGCTTTCCAAACCCTGCAGCAATGCATCCAGATGGCAGCACTGATGTTGAGTAATATTCATATCAAGCCAGATATTCTGAAGGACGAGAAATTCAAATACCTCTTTACTGTAGATGCAGTGAATGAACTGGTAAAACAAGGAACCCCTTTCCGCGATGCCTATAAAATCATCGGTAAGCAGGTAGAAGATGGCAGCTTCAACATGCCTGATGCGCCTGCACCTACCACACATGAAGGCAGCATAGGCAATCTCTGTAATGCTGAAATTGCTGCTATGATGCAGCAGGTATTGAATGGCTTTGGTTTCGAGCAGGCCGAACAGGCGGTTTCTCGTTTATTGAATCCAGCATAG
- a CDS encoding outer membrane beta-barrel protein: protein MRTVYTILFLLTISFSIQAQQPAVSGRVYDTVLKKGLAYTTVSLVDHKDSTLVAFSRADSTGKFIIREIPKPGKYLLSTSYVGYLPVWLPVELKQGEHLQVGNVVVSDLASMSSVTVNARRPPVEMKNDTLEFNTENFKTQPNAVVEDMLKRLPGVTVDRDGAVRVNGQQVRSVLVNGKEFFTGDPKLATKNLNADWVDKVQVYDRKSDRAQFTGMDDGQSEKAINLKLKKDKNKATFGRVTAAAGTEGRFDAQANVNRFNGEKQLSFIGMGNNTNRQGFSLGDILNFNGELQRGMRSGGGGVSIRIGAGEDYGLPVTGMGQNQQGVANTYAGGLNFNDKWNKKTDVNANALISDTRLFTERNTNRQNLFPGNNFNYQSNSKTNRDAQQQRFGMTIDHQFDSSHSLRVVPQLTFQQGRTQTLNTYRSDALNGQPINNGFSDNRNQTEAMNFSNNMLLRKKFKKKGRTFSATVNMAYNESSLEGSLYTKNTFYAAGIPVKDSILNQRAIRDAVARSITSSATFTEQLGKRSLLELTGYYNASSGNSDRKTRDFNAGTGKYDVDNLILSNAFANRNTVAGGTIGLRTNYKKINAGISASAQQTNLISENKTTATTIEQNFSDILPSANLRYTVNSKASVNINYNTSTQQPSTTQLQPVPDVSDPLNVSAGNPDLRRSYIHSLTASFTNLNIARGHNLFFVASLNKTNNAIVNSDIIQANGSRFSRPVNADGVFFAFANLNTGFNLKKLKSRLDIGLGANHSNNISFVNNQRNEIANTSISPNLSWTFSLENKIDVFASGRLNISKAAYSLQPQLNNRFLQQVYTIEMVNYLPGNLIFNNNLTYTVNSGRADGFNTKVPYWTASIAKSFLKNKRAEVKLSAFDLLNQNVGITRNANQNYVEDVRYNVLQRYFTLGFTFILNKSGTASAGPRMVFRTMN from the coding sequence ATGCGCACAGTTTATACGATTCTCTTTCTGCTGACAATTTCCTTTTCTATTCAGGCTCAGCAACCTGCTGTATCCGGTAGGGTTTATGATACGGTGCTGAAAAAGGGCTTGGCCTATACCACGGTTTCGCTTGTTGATCATAAGGATTCTACTCTTGTGGCATTTTCCAGAGCAGACTCAACAGGAAAATTTATCATTCGCGAAATCCCCAAACCAGGTAAATACCTGCTGTCCACTTCATATGTTGGTTATCTGCCTGTTTGGTTACCTGTAGAATTGAAGCAGGGAGAGCATCTGCAAGTAGGTAATGTGGTTGTGAGTGATCTGGCAAGTATGAGCAGTGTAACGGTTAATGCACGCAGGCCACCTGTGGAGATGAAGAATGATACACTTGAGTTCAATACTGAGAATTTCAAAACACAGCCCAATGCTGTTGTGGAAGACATGTTGAAGCGATTACCTGGCGTAACAGTTGACAGAGATGGTGCTGTGCGTGTAAATGGTCAGCAAGTGCGTAGTGTATTGGTGAATGGGAAGGAGTTTTTTACTGGAGATCCGAAGTTGGCTACAAAGAACCTGAATGCAGATTGGGTAGATAAAGTACAGGTATACGATAGAAAATCAGATCGTGCACAGTTTACCGGTATGGATGATGGTCAAAGTGAAAAAGCCATCAACCTGAAATTGAAGAAGGATAAGAATAAGGCAACTTTCGGTAGGGTGACTGCCGCAGCAGGTACAGAAGGTCGTTTCGATGCGCAGGCCAATGTCAATAGATTCAATGGAGAAAAGCAATTATCATTTATCGGTATGGGTAACAATACCAATCGTCAGGGCTTTTCTCTTGGTGATATCCTGAATTTCAATGGAGAATTACAGCGCGGCATGCGTAGTGGTGGCGGTGGTGTCTCCATTCGTATCGGTGCCGGTGAGGATTATGGATTGCCTGTAACAGGTATGGGACAAAATCAGCAAGGTGTAGCGAATACCTATGCAGGAGGTTTGAACTTCAACGATAAGTGGAATAAGAAAACAGATGTGAATGCCAATGCACTTATCAGTGATACAAGACTGTTCACCGAGCGCAATACCAATCGACAGAATTTATTCCCGGGAAATAACTTCAATTATCAGTCGAATTCCAAAACCAATCGAGACGCCCAGCAGCAACGTTTTGGTATGACAATAGATCATCAGTTCGATAGTTCCCACTCTTTGCGTGTTGTTCCTCAGCTCACTTTTCAACAGGGCAGAACCCAAACGCTGAATACTTATCGTTCTGATGCATTGAATGGTCAGCCTATCAATAATGGTTTCTCCGATAATAGAAATCAGACCGAAGCCATGAATTTCAGTAACAATATGTTGTTAAGAAAGAAGTTTAAAAAGAAGGGTAGAACCTTCTCTGCAACTGTGAATATGGCCTATAATGAGAGTTCACTGGAAGGCAGTTTGTATACCAAAAACACTTTTTATGCTGCAGGAATTCCTGTAAAGGATTCGATTTTAAACCAACGTGCTATCAGAGATGCTGTGGCGCGTTCAATAACCAGTTCCGCAACATTCACTGAACAATTGGGTAAGCGCTCTTTGCTGGAACTGACAGGTTATTACAACGCCAGTTCAGGTAATAGTGATAGGAAGACCAGAGATTTTAATGCGGGCACAGGCAAGTATGATGTAGATAACCTGATTTTATCAAATGCATTTGCCAACCGTAATACGGTAGCTGGTGGTACCATCGGCTTACGCACCAATTACAAAAAGATCAATGCCGGTATTTCAGCTTCTGCGCAGCAAACCAACCTAATTAGTGAGAATAAAACCACTGCGACAACTATAGAACAGAATTTCTCAGATATTCTTCCATCGGCAAATCTGCGCTATACTGTGAATTCTAAGGCAAGCGTTAACATCAATTACAATACGTCTACACAACAGCCTTCTACTACACAGTTGCAGCCCGTTCCTGATGTATCTGATCCTTTGAATGTATCTGCAGGTAATCCCGATTTGCGTCGTTCCTATATTCATAGTCTTACAGCTTCATTCACTAATCTGAATATTGCCAGAGGTCATAACCTGTTCTTTGTGGCATCACTGAATAAGACCAATAATGCGATTGTGAATTCAGATATCATTCAGGCCAATGGTAGTCGCTTCAGCAGACCGGTGAATGCAGATGGGGTATTCTTCGCATTTGCCAACCTGAATACAGGTTTTAACCTGAAGAAGCTGAAATCGAGATTGGATATTGGCCTCGGTGCGAATCATAGCAACAATATTTCTTTTGTGAACAATCAGCGCAATGAAATTGCAAACACTTCTATTAGCCCAAATTTGAGTTGGACCTTCTCATTGGAGAATAAGATTGATGTTTTTGCATCTGGTCGGTTGAATATCAGTAAAGCGGCTTATTCACTGCAGCCACAGCTGAACAATCGTTTCTTGCAGCAGGTATACACGATTGAAATGGTGAATTATCTGCCCGGTAATTTGATCTTCAACAACAATCTTACTTACACAGTGAACAGCGGTCGTGCAGATGGTTTCAACACCAAAGTGCCTTATTGGACTGCTTCTATTGCCAAGAGCTTCCTGAAGAATAAGCGTGCAGAAGTAAAGCTGAGTGCATTTGATCTCTTAAATCAGAACGTAGGTATTACACGTAACGCCAATCAGAACTATGTGGAAGATGTACGCTACAATGTACTGCAACGATATTTTACCCTTGGCTTCACGTTTATCCTGAATAAGAGCGGTACTGCCAGTGCCGGACCAAGAATGGTTTTCAGGACTATGAACTAG
- a CDS encoding FKBP-type peptidyl-prolyl cis-trans isomerase: MKQVLIALSLFTAVQATAQQKPVAKPKPVAKPAAPVLKNLNDSAAYALGLSIGQSLQQQPKLSTLNVSLVQRAIADVLQKKPTLCAPESVNDIMETYMNKDNAVKIKANKAAGAAFLANNAKRQGVITMPEGWQYEVIKKGTDTTKPSLESTIRCHYHGTLIDGTVFDSSVDRGEPISFPLGNVIRGWQLALQQMTVGSKWKIYLPSDLAYGDRAAGEKIGPGATLVFEVELLGIEK; this comes from the coding sequence ATGAAGCAAGTATTGATCGCACTTAGTTTGTTTACTGCGGTACAAGCAACTGCCCAGCAAAAGCCTGTAGCAAAGCCTAAGCCCGTTGCAAAACCTGCAGCACCTGTCTTGAAAAACTTAAACGATAGTGCAGCTTATGCATTGGGTTTATCAATCGGACAAAGTCTGCAACAGCAACCTAAATTGTCTACACTGAATGTATCGTTGGTGCAGCGTGCTATTGCAGATGTTTTGCAAAAGAAGCCTACACTGTGTGCGCCCGAGTCTGTGAATGATATCATGGAGACCTATATGAATAAAGACAATGCAGTAAAGATCAAGGCCAATAAAGCAGCCGGTGCAGCATTCTTAGCGAATAATGCCAAGCGTCAGGGTGTGATTACCATGCCGGAAGGTTGGCAATATGAGGTGATCAAGAAAGGTACAGATACAACTAAGCCAAGTTTGGAATCAACCATTCGTTGCCATTATCATGGTACACTAATAGACGGTACTGTATTCGATAGTTCAGTGGATAGAGGCGAACCAATCAGTTTCCCTTTAGGTAATGTGATACGTGGCTGGCAATTGGCATTACAACAAATGACTGTAGGAAGTAAGTGGAAGATTTACCTGCCTTCAGATTTGGCATATGGCGATAGGGCTGCCGGAGAGAAAATTGGTCCGGGTGCCACACTGGTTTTTGAAGTAGAACTACTTGGTATCGAGAAATAA
- a CDS encoding GLPGLI family protein, with translation MKSVWLIAGVLLSTSLFAQQKEGTIIYERKQNMHRNASEEMKAFMPEFRTTKQMLIFNEVSSIYKTVPEDEAPQPSTGGGGFVMRIGGGGNDETYFHFIEGKKLSSREILGEQFLITDSVRKEKWKLSEETKTIAGHLCRKASLRTKIANPTMRMSIGGGAPAGNQQTQASQEKEVDVIAWFADDILAPAGPENFNGLPGVILELDIDNGGTVFSALEVQTKADAKMLKEPKKGKKVTPEGFRKAVTEIMQNMGPGGMRFGGGR, from the coding sequence ATGAAAAGTGTATGGTTAATCGCTGGCGTATTGTTAAGCACCAGTTTATTTGCCCAACAAAAAGAGGGTACTATTATTTATGAGAGAAAACAGAATATGCATCGAAACGCAAGTGAGGAAATGAAGGCATTTATGCCTGAGTTCAGGACTACTAAGCAGATGCTGATTTTCAATGAAGTGAGTTCGATCTATAAAACTGTTCCGGAAGACGAAGCACCACAACCTTCAACTGGAGGTGGCGGTTTTGTTATGCGGATTGGTGGAGGAGGTAACGATGAAACCTATTTTCATTTTATCGAAGGGAAAAAACTTTCTTCCAGAGAAATACTAGGCGAGCAGTTCTTAATCACAGATTCTGTAAGAAAAGAGAAATGGAAACTTTCTGAAGAAACCAAAACCATTGCTGGTCATCTATGTAGAAAAGCAAGTTTGCGTACCAAGATTGCTAACCCTACTATGCGTATGTCGATTGGTGGTGGTGCTCCCGCAGGAAATCAGCAAACACAAGCTTCGCAAGAAAAAGAAGTAGATGTGATTGCTTGGTTTGCAGATGATATTCTTGCACCTGCTGGACCTGAAAACTTTAATGGCTTGCCCGGCGTGATTCTGGAATTAGATATTGACAATGGTGGAACAGTTTTCAGCGCTTTAGAAGTGCAAACTAAAGCAGATGCTAAAATGCTGAAAGAACCTAAGAAGGGTAAAAAAGTGACTCCAGAAGGATTTAGAAAAGCAGTTACCGAAATCATGCAAAATATGGGACCAGGCGGTATGCGCTTTGGCGGTGGTCGTTAA
- a CDS encoding HAMP domain-containing histidine kinase → MLLTILLVALGQVYWLRKLYADEYTNLKRGIDASFRTSFFQLQRNRFLQDTLLFTATDTNKVAQIISTVKPRKSFAKNFKYEMRVSEERDSGKVASALAKTLNKISPDQIQAINIFKAGDKAVPPPELMEVFIRQAQQRDTSTKVSVDTSGGIKRIILNGGSTLQVSSNSGQVDSLLKKAMSNMRMSFLMKHTDSGSKKQSDTILHIVTPPTASIQTTPFNQPVVTLFKNNKTLNDSIPPAQVDSAFRKVLAEKHPKLPYTIVFKKWQRDSLPLMTEPRDTLSGFITAAMITGFTVPYSYQAVFSDTGSYLLQQMRWQVIGSLALIVLLITAFVFMYQNLRRQQRLADIKNEFISNITHELKTPIATVNVAIEALRNFNAIQNPEKTKEYLDISGAELQRLGLLVDKVLKLSMFEKDAVHMQLEMLDLQQLIQEVEQTMRLQFDKVHAAVQVETEGQYFTIQADRMHMISVVYNLLDNALKYSEGKPVITIKLISKSPHIYLQIADQGIGIPRAYQQKVFEKFFRVPSNDRHNAKGYGLGLSYVAHIVQQHGGQITVTDNQPKGSVFTVQLPIA, encoded by the coding sequence ATGCTGTTAACAATTCTGTTGGTGGCGCTCGGTCAGGTATACTGGCTGCGTAAACTCTATGCAGATGAGTACACCAATCTGAAGCGGGGTATCGATGCCAGTTTCCGAACCAGTTTTTTTCAGTTACAGCGTAATCGCTTTTTACAAGACACCCTGCTTTTTACTGCAACTGACACCAATAAAGTAGCACAAATCATTTCTACTGTAAAGCCAAGAAAATCCTTTGCTAAGAATTTCAAGTATGAAATGCGGGTAAGTGAGGAGCGTGATAGCGGTAAAGTAGCTTCAGCACTGGCAAAAACATTGAATAAAATCTCTCCTGATCAAATACAGGCCATCAATATATTTAAAGCAGGCGATAAAGCTGTTCCTCCGCCTGAGTTAATGGAAGTATTCATCCGTCAAGCCCAGCAAAGAGATACCAGCACTAAAGTAAGCGTTGACACAAGTGGTGGTATCAAACGAATCATCCTTAATGGAGGTTCAACGCTTCAAGTAAGTTCGAATTCTGGACAGGTTGATAGCTTATTGAAAAAAGCTATGAGCAATATGCGCATGTCTTTTTTGATGAAGCATACCGACAGTGGATCAAAGAAACAGTCTGATACCATTTTGCATATTGTTACACCACCAACTGCAAGTATTCAGACGACTCCATTTAATCAACCTGTTGTTACACTCTTCAAGAATAATAAAACACTGAATGATTCTATTCCTCCGGCACAGGTGGATAGTGCTTTTAGAAAAGTATTGGCCGAGAAGCACCCAAAACTGCCCTATACCATTGTGTTTAAGAAGTGGCAAAGGGACAGTTTGCCCCTAATGACCGAGCCAAGGGATACACTCAGCGGATTTATTACTGCAGCCATGATCACCGGCTTTACAGTACCTTATTCGTATCAAGCTGTGTTCAGTGATACGGGCAGCTATCTCTTGCAGCAAATGCGTTGGCAGGTTATTGGTTCGCTGGCATTAATTGTCTTATTGATCACTGCATTCGTATTCATGTATCAGAACTTACGAAGGCAGCAACGTTTGGCTGATATCAAGAATGAATTCATCAGTAATATCACCCATGAGCTTAAAACGCCTATTGCAACGGTAAATGTGGCGATTGAGGCATTGCGCAATTTCAATGCGATTCAAAATCCCGAGAAAACAAAAGAGTATCTGGATATTTCCGGTGCTGAATTACAAAGGTTGGGACTCTTGGTAGATAAGGTGCTCAAGTTGTCGATGTTTGAGAAAGATGCAGTGCACATGCAGCTGGAAATGCTTGATCTGCAGCAACTGATTCAGGAAGTGGAGCAAACCATGCGCTTGCAGTTTGATAAAGTGCATGCTGCCGTGCAGGTGGAAACAGAAGGTCAGTACTTCACTATTCAAGCAGATCGGATGCACATGATCAGTGTGGTGTATAACCTGCTGGATAATGCGCTGAAGTATAGCGAAGGAAAACCAGTAATTACCATCAAGCTTATCAGTAAGTCCCCCCATATTTATTTGCAAATAGCTGATCAAGGTATTGGTATTCCAAGAGCGTATCAGCAAAAAGTGTTTGAGAAATTCTTCCGTGTGCCGAGCAATGACAGACATAATGCCAAGGGCTATGGTTTGGGATTGAGTTATGTGGCCCATATTGTGCAACAGCATGGCGGACAAATTACTGTTACCGATAATCAACCCAAGGGTAGTGTATTCACCGTTCAATTACCGATTGCATGA